The Salminus brasiliensis chromosome 3, fSalBra1.hap2, whole genome shotgun sequence genome contains a region encoding:
- the ywhaz gene encoding 14-3-3 protein zeta/delta has protein sequence MSQSQLVQKAKLAEQAERYDDMAASMKAVTEQGEELTDEERNLLSVAYKNVVGARRSSWRVISSIEQKTEDSEKQQMAKEYREKIELELQSICKDVLHLLDKFLIRSTSPAESQVFYLKMKGDYYRYLAEVATGDEKSNIIYKSQDAYQAAFDISKDNMQPTHPIRLGLALNFSVFYYEILNSPEQACELAKKAFDDAIAELDQLTEDSYKDSTLIMQLLRDNLTLWTSDNQQDTEDTEEGREN, from the exons ATGAGTCAGAGTCAGCTCGTGCAGAAGGCCAAGCTGGCGGAGCAGGCCGAGCGCTACGATGACATGGCCGCCTCTATGAAGGCTGTGACAGAGCAGGGAGAGGAGTTGACGGACGAGGAGAGGAACCTGCTCTCCGTGGCCTACAAGAATGTGGTGGGCGCCCGCCGATCATCCTGGAGGGTCATCTCTAGCATCGAGCAGAAGACGGAGGACAGCGAAAAGCAGCAGATGGCTAAAGAGTACCGGGAGAAAATCGAGCTAGAGCTGCAGTCCATTTGCAAAGACGTGCTG CATCTCCTGGATAAGTTTCTGATCCGCAGCACGTCTCCAGCAGAGAGCCAGGTGTTCTACCTGAAGATGAAGGGAGACTACTACCGTTACCTGGCGGAGGTTGCTACAGgagacgaaaaatcca ACATCATCTACAAATCGCAGGACGCGTACCAGGCTGCGTTTGACATCAGCAAAGACAACATGCAGCCTACCCACCCCATCCGGCTCGGCCTTGCGCTCAACTTTTCCGTCTTCTACTACGAAATCCTCAACTCTCCCGAGCAGGCCTGTGAACTCGCCAAGAAG GCTTTTGATGATGCTATTGCTGAACTCGACCAGTTAACCGAGGATTCGTACAAAGACAGCACGCTGATCATGCAGTTACTAAGAGACAATCTTACA CTGTGGACCTCAGACAATCAGCAGGACACCGAGGATACAGAAGAGGGCCGAGAAAACTAA